The genomic DNA GGCAGCGGCGGCCGAGGGGGTGACGGCGGCGTTGCCTACACGGCCGACGGCGTCGCCACCGGCGGCCAGGGCGGTGCCGGAGGAACCGGCGGAATGCTGTCCGGCGACGGTGGGGACGGCGGCACCGGAGGCCTGGCCGAGAGCCCGCGGTCGTCGGCCATCGGCGGGCGCGGCGGAGACGGCGGCAATGCCGCGACCGTGGGCAACGGCGGAGACGGCGGCACCGGCGGCTCGGCGACCGGCGTCGGCGACACGCGCGGCGGCTCGGGCGGTCTTGGTGGAAGCGGCGGCACGGTGTCCGGCGACCCGGGTAGAAACGGCACCGACGGCGCGGCCACGAACACCACGTCGACGACGGCCAAGAACGCCGCCGCGGATGCCTCCAAGGACACCCCCACGGACACCCTCAAGGACACCGACAGCAGCACGTCGAAGTCGTCCGACGCGGGCGCCGGCGAGGACTGACCCCTAGACGTCGAGGCCGATGTCCAGGACCCGGACGGAGTGCGTCAGGGCACCGACGGCGAGGTAGTCCACACCGGTACCCGCGTAAGCGGCAGCCGATTCGAGGGACAACCCGCCGGAGGACTCCAGCTTGGTCGCCGGCGAGCGGTCGTTCTTGCGCTGCACGGCGATCTGCGTCTGCCATACCGGGAAGTTGTCGAGCAGTACGAGTTCGACGTTCTCCGACAGGATTTCGTCGAGCTGCTCGAGTGAGTCGACCTCGACCTCGCAGGGCAGGTCGGGGGCAGCGGTGCGAACGGCCTTGAGGGCCTGCAGCACTCCCCCGGCCGCGGCGACGTGGTTGTCCTTGATCAGCGCGGCGTCGCCCAGGCCCATTCGGTGGTTGACGCCACCGCCGACCCGCACGGCGTACTTCTGCAGCATCCGCAGGCCCGGCAGGGTCTTGCGGGTGTCCCGGATCGCCGCGCCGGTGCCCTCGACGGCCTCGACCCAGTGCGCCGTAGCGGTGGCGATGCCGCTCAGATGCGACACCAGGTTGAGCGTGGTGCGTTCGGCGGTCAGCAACCCGCGGGTCGCCGCCTCGACGGTGAGCAACGAGGCGCCCGCCTCGAGGCGGGTGCCGTCCTCGACGCGGTCGACGATGCGGTAGCCGCCGCTGCCCAGCACGTCGTCGAGCACCATCAGGGCCAGGTCCACGCCGGCGGCCACGCCGGGTTCGCGGGACACCATGGCCGCGACGGTCGTGGCGTCCGAGGGCACGGTGGCCTCGGTCGTCACGTCGGGGCCGTAGCGCAGGTCCTCGGACAGGGCGCGCCGGATGACCTCGCGGGCCTCGACGCATTCGTCATCGGTGAGTCGCATCAGCACACCCCTTCGGGTTGGTCGACCGTCACGCGCCCGCCTCGCAGACGCACGGTGCTGCTCAAGGCCCGGGCCGGGTCGGCTTCCGGGTGATCGGATCGGTGGTGGCATCCCCGCGACTCGGTGCGCTCCGACGCCGCGGCGGCGACGGCCAGCGCCGTCGCGGTGAGCGCGGCGTCCTCGAACGCGGCACGGCCGCGCGTCGGCGCCGGCGACGCCGCATGCAGGGCCTCGGTCAACGCGTGCAGTCCATCCGAATCGCGGACCACCGAGGCATGTCGCCCCATGGCCTCCTGCAAGTCTCTGCGTGGCAATGAGATTCGACGCTCGTCCAGGTCCGGCTGGGCACGCACCGCGCCCGACTCGGCTGCGTGTGCCGCCGCTGACCGGCCCGCCCGGCCGCCCACGACGAGCCCTTCGAGCAGGCTGTTGGACGCCAGCCGGTTGGCGCCGTGCATCCCGGTTCGGGCCACCTCGCCCGCGGCGTAGAGCCCCGCCATCTCGGTGGCTCCAGTGACATCGGTGACGACGCCGCCGCAGCTGTAGTGCGCGCCGGGGACCACCGGGATGGGCTGGCGGCTCGGGTCGATGCCCATGGCGAGGCATGCCGCGGTGACCGTCGGAAAGCGCGTCGCGACGTCGGTCACCCCGCGGGCGTCGAGGTACACGCACGGGTCGCCGGTCGCGCGCAACCGGGTATCGATGGCCGCGGCCACCACGTCGCGGGGCGCGAGGTCGCCCATGGGATGCACGCCGTCGGTGACACGCGCACCGCGGGAGTCGACCAGCACCGCGCCCTCGCCGCGCAGGGCCTCGGTGATCAGCGGGCGACGCCCGGAGGCGGACCCGTCGAACAGCATCGTGGGGTGGAACTGCACGAACTCCAGGTCGCTGACGGCCACCCCGGCCCAAAGGGCAAGGGCCACACCGTCGCCGGTCGAGCCGTCGGGATTGGTGGTCGCGGGATACAGGTGGCCGAGCCCTCCGGTCGCGAGGATCACCGACGGAGCGTGGATCACGCCGGGACCGTCGCCGTTGTGGACCAGGACGCCGGTCACCGCGCCGTCACGATGCACGACCTGCTGAGCCACGTGGTTCCGCCGGACGTCGAGCATGGCCGAGGCGCGGTCCAACGCGCGTTGCACCTCGGCTCCGGTGGCGTCACCGCCCGCGTGCACGATCCGCCGGCGGGAGTGACCCCCCTCCCTGGTCAGCGCCCAGCGTCCACGCCCGTCGTCGTCGAATCTGGCACCGTCGGAGACCAAATCGGCCACGGCGGCGTAGCCGTCGGCGACGATCGAGGTGACCGCCGCGGGATCGCAGAGACCGCCGCCCGCAGCCAAGGTGTCGGCCACGTGGGCCTCGACCGAGTCGTCGGTACGCGGCACCACCACGGCGATGCCGCCCTGGGCGTAGAACGTCGCGGTGTCACCCGCCTTGCCCAGCACGGCCACCCGGGCGCCGCGCCTGTGCGCCGACAGCGCGGCGGCGAGCCCAGCGACGCCCGTGCCGACGACGACGACGTCGGCCCGCTGCTGCCAGAACCCGGCCCCGCCGCAGCCCGCCGCGTTACTCATCCCCCGGGTCGCTTCGCTCCTGCCCGCCGGTGTCATTCTCCGCCGCCGGGCTGCCCGATCTGGATCATGCGCTGCACGCTGCGTCGAGCCGCGGCTGCGACGTCGGGGTCGACGTGGACCTCGTCGGCGCCCTCGATCAGGCAGCGCAGCAGCGCTGCGGGCGTGATCATCTTCATGTATCCGCACGACGCGCGGTCGTTGACGGCGAGGAACTCGACATCGGGTGCGGCGCGGCGCAACTGGTGCAGCATGCCGACCTCGGTGGCCACCAGCACCTGCCGGGCGCGCGTCTCCCGGGCGGCGTCGAGCATGCCGCCGGTGGACAGGATCTTGACCCGGTCGTCGGGCACCGCGCCCTCGCCTGCGAGGTAGAGCGCGGAGGTCGCGCACCCGCACTCGGGGTGGACGAACAGCTCGGCGTCGGGGTGGCTGCGGGCCTGGTCGGCCAGCTCCTCGCCGTTGATGCCCGCATGCACGTGGCACTCACCGGCCCACACGTGCAGGTTCTTGCGCCCGGTCACGCGGCGAACGTGTGCGCCGAGGAACTGATCGGGGCAGAACAGCACGTCGCGGTCCTCGGGAATGGAGGCAACCACCTCGACCGCGTTCGACGAGGTGCAGCACACGTCGGTGAGCGCCTTGACCGCCGCGGTGGTGTTCACGTACGACACGACGACGGCGTCGGGATACTCGTCCTTCCACGCCCGCAGGTCGTCGGCGGTGATGGAGTCGGCCAGAGAGCAACCGGCCCGCTGATCCGGGATCAGCACCGTCTTGTCCGGGCTGAGGATCTTGGCGGTCTCGGCCATGAAGTGCACGCCGCAGAACACAATGGTGTCCTCCGGCGCCTCGGCCGCGATGCGCGACAGCGCCAGCGAGTCACCCACGTGGTCGGCGATGTCCTGGATGGCGGGCAGCTGATAGTTGTGCGCGAGCAGTGTCGCGTTGCGCTCCTCGACGAAGCGGCGGATCTCGCCTGCCCACTCCTCGTCGGCGACGACGCCGCCGTAGCCGGCGGGTCCGTTGGTGATCCGTGCGGCCCAGCCGCCCCGTGAACCTGCCGCGAGGTCGAGAACCGTCATGGCCGTCTCCTTTGACTCAAGAGGTTTTCGACTTATGATCGAAAACATGCCTCATGCTAGCACTTCGCACGAAGTCCTCGCCGTCGTGTTTCAGGTGCGCCAGCTCGACACGGGAAATCCGCAGCTCAGCGCGCTGCTCTGGGAACGCGCGATGGAACCTCAGCGAGGCGCATGGGCGCTGCCCGGCGGCCAGCTACGCGACGACGAGGACATGTTCACGTCGGTGCGCAGGCAACTCGCCGAGAAGGTGGACCTGCAGGAGATCGCCCACCTCGAACAGCTCGCGGTGTTCAGCGACCCCGGCCGCGTTCCGCACGCGGTGTTCGGCTCGCGGGTCATCGCCTCGACCTTCCTCGGCCTGGTGCCCTCCCCCGCCACGCCAGAACTGCCATCCGATACGCGCTGGCATCCGGTCGACGCCCTGCCGCCGCTGGCGTTCGACCACCAGACGATGATCACCAACGCCCACACCCGGCTCGTCGCGAAGCTGTCCTACACCAACGTCGGATTCGCATTGGCGCCAAGGCAATTCGCGCTCTCGACCCTGCGAGACGTCTACGGCGCCGCACTGGGCTATCAAGTGGATGCCACCAATCTGCAACGCGTCCTGGTCCGACGCGGTGTCATCACCCCCACCGGCACCACCGCCAAGTCCGGACGCAGCGGAGGCAGGCCAGCCGCCCTCTACCGGTTCACCGAATCGCGTTACCGCGTGACCGACGAGTTTGCCGCACTGCGGCCACCCGGCGTCGGCGCCTGACCCGTCTTTAAGGGATCCGTGAGAGACTGGCCGGATGGATTTTGGCAACGCAGCCGAGGCAACCGGTGCGGAGTGGATCGGTCAGGTCCCTCACCAGGACCTTCAGCCCCGCGAGCGGCCGCTGCTGCCCGAGCGTGATCCGTTCTACCAGCCACCGGACGGTTTCGAGCACGCCCGGCCGGGCACCGTACTGCGATCGCGGGACGTGTCGCTGGCCTTCATGGGCCTGGTGCGGCAGAAGCTGACCGCAACACAGCTGCTCTACCGCACCACCGACATGAACGGCAACGCGGACTCCACCGTCACCACCGTGCTGGTGCCCACCGAGCGGGACACCGTCCGACCCTGCCCGATCGTGTCCTACCAGTGCGCCATCGACGCCATCGCCGGCCGGTGCTTCCCGTCCTACGCGCTGCGACGCGGCGCGAGGGCCGTGGGCGCGCTCGCCCAGTTCGAGTTCCTGCTCATCTCCGCCGCACTGGCCGAGGGGTGGGCGGTCTCGGTACCCGACCACGAGGGGTCCGACGGCATCTGGGGCGCCCCCCGCGAGCCGGGCTACCACATCCTCGACGGCGTACGGGCCGCGCTGAACACCGAGTCGCTGCGGCTGTCCCACGAGGCGCCGGTCGGCCTGTGGGGCTACTCCGGCGGCGGACTCGCCACGGCGTGGGCGTCGGAGGTCTACGCCGACTACGCACCGGAACTCAACGTCGTGGGCGCCGTACTCGGGTCCCCCGTCGCCGATCTGGGCAGCGCGTACCGGCGACTCAACGGCAGCATCTTCTCGGGCCTGCCCGCGATGGTCGTCGCCGCGCTCACCCACGTCTACCCGGACCTCGACCGGGTGATCGCCGAGCACGCCACCGCCGACGGCAAGAAGATGCTCGATCGCGTCCACCGGATGACCACCGCCCACGCCGTGCTGTGGCTGATCCGCAAGGACATGGACGATCTCGTCGACCAGCCGCTCCAGCAGATCCTCGACACACCCGAGGTCCAGCACGTCTTCGAGAGCATCCGGCTCGGCAACACCGCGCCGACCCCGCCCGTGCTGATCGTGCAGGCCGTTCACGACAAGATCGTGTCCGTCGACGACATCGACCGGCTGACCGAGACCTACGAGCGCGGCGGCTCGCACGTGACCTACCACCGCGACATGTTCAGCGAGCACATGCTGCTGCATCCGCTGTCGGCACCCATGGCGCTGCGATGGTTGCGCGACCGCATCAACGACCGGCCGCTGTCGGAGAACCGGCTGCGCACGGCGTGGCCGACCATGCTGAACCCCTCGACCTACCGAGGCATGCTGCGGCTGAGCCTGATCAGCGCGAAGGTGATCCTGGGTCGACGGGTGGAACGTCGGCCGCTGTCCGTCCTGGATCAGTGACCGTCGGATCGGTGACCGGGGCCTGATCGACGCCGACGGGGCCCACGGGCGTCCCCGTCGGGACGAATGCCCTCGGTTCCACCGGCGGCCACGCACCCAGGTCGTCGCGCGGCGTCGACAGCACGCACAGCGCGTAGGCCAGCGCCGCCAAGCCCGCCGGGAAGACGATCGTCAGTGCGATCTGCAGCGGCGTGTGCCCGAAGAACACCGCGGGCGCCTCCGTCACGTAGTGGATGCGGTGCTCGGGCGACACCGGCGCACCGGCCACGTCGACTGCGCCATACCGCCAATGAGCCAGTACCGCACCGACTCCCGCGGCTGCGGCGGCCGCGATCATCGAACCCACGACCAGCGCTCCGGCCAGCACCGGACCGCGATGCGCGCGCCACCGCCACACCGCTGCCGTCGTCACGATCGCGACGACCGACACCATGCCCGGGATCAGGAACGCCCCGAGGAACAACTGATCGGCCGAGTCGCCGACGAAACCGCGCACGCGATCACCGGCGCGGGTCAGCCCGACGACTCCCGCGACGGGAGGAGCCAGCACCGCCCACAACGCCCCGACCGCGACGCCCGCCAACGTCAATCCGAGCACCACCGTCGCCGCAGCGCGTCGACGCGTGACGCGCGGTGCTGCGGGATCCTCCGGCAGCATCACGGCGGGTTCGGTGGCGTTGGTCATCGGTTCTCCAGATCCTTGGAGTCGAGGGCGTCGTGGCGCGAACACCTTGCGGACCACCCGTCGGGGCGGACCTGAACGATCATGCGCCTGCCGCACTGCGCGCAGAACCGCGGTGGCTCCAGACCGAGTCGAGCAGCGGCCGGGACGTCGGACGACCCCGCGCCGTCCTCGGCCTGCCCGGTGTAGACGTTGAACTTCTGCGGCATCGCCGGCGCTCAGATGGTGGCGTTGAGCGCTTTGATCGGCATCTGCAGATCGTCGAGCAGTTCGAGGTCCGCCTCGGCGGGCCGACCCAGCGTGGTGAGGTAGTTGCCGACGATCACGGCGTTGATGCCGCCGAGGATGCCCTGCTTCGCGCCGAGGTCGCCGAGGGTGATCTCGCGCCCACCCGCGAACCGCAGCATGGTGCGCGGCAGCGCGAGGCGGAACGCCGCGACGGCCTTGAGCGCCTCCGATGCCGGCAGGACCTCCAGGTCGCCGAACGGCGTGCCCGGACGCGGGTTCAGGAAGTTCAGCGGCACCTCGTGCGGGTTCAGTTCGGCGAGGTTCGCGGCGAATTCGGCACGCTGCTCCAGGGTTTCACCCATGCCGAGGATGCCGCCGCAGCAGACCTCCATGCCGGCCTCGCGAACCATCTCGAGGGTGCCCCAGCGCTCCTCCCAGGAGTGCGTGGTGACGACGTTCGGGAAGTGCGACCGCGCGGTCTCCAGGTTGTGGTTGTAGCGGTGGACGCCCATCGCCACGAGGCGGTCGACCTGCTCCTGGTTCAGCATGCCCAGCGAACACGCGATCTGGATGTCGACCTCGTTGCGAATGGCCTCGATGCCCGCGGCGACCTGGGCGAGCAGCCGCTCGTCGGGTCCGCGGACCGCGGCGACGATGCAGAACTCGGTGGCACCGGACTTCGCGGTCTGCTTGGCGGCCTCGACGAGGTTCGGGATGTCGAGCCATGCGCTGCGCACGGGCGACGCGAACAGTCCCGACTGCGAGCAGAAGTGGCAGTCCTCGGGGCAGCCACCGGTCTTGAGACTGATGATGCCCTCGACCTCGACCTCCGGGCCACACCACTTCATCCGGACCTCGTGGGCGAGCGCGAGCAGATCCTCGAGGTGGTCGTCGTCGAGCTGCAGTACCGAGAGCACCT from Mycolicibacterium arabiense includes the following:
- the nadC gene encoding carboxylating nicotinate-nucleotide diphosphorylase gives rise to the protein MRLTDDECVEAREVIRRALSEDLRYGPDVTTEATVPSDATTVAAMVSREPGVAAGVDLALMVLDDVLGSGGYRIVDRVEDGTRLEAGASLLTVEAATRGLLTAERTTLNLVSHLSGIATATAHWVEAVEGTGAAIRDTRKTLPGLRMLQKYAVRVGGGVNHRMGLGDAALIKDNHVAAAGGVLQALKAVRTAAPDLPCEVEVDSLEQLDEILSENVELVLLDNFPVWQTQIAVQRKNDRSPATKLESSGGLSLESAAAYAGTGVDYLAVGALTHSVRVLDIGLDV
- a CDS encoding L-aspartate oxidase, encoding MSNAAGCGGAGFWQQRADVVVVGTGVAGLAAALSAHRRGARVAVLGKAGDTATFYAQGGIAVVVPRTDDSVEAHVADTLAAGGGLCDPAAVTSIVADGYAAVADLVSDGARFDDDGRGRWALTREGGHSRRRIVHAGGDATGAEVQRALDRASAMLDVRRNHVAQQVVHRDGAVTGVLVHNGDGPGVIHAPSVILATGGLGHLYPATTNPDGSTGDGVALALWAGVAVSDLEFVQFHPTMLFDGSASGRRPLITEALRGEGAVLVDSRGARVTDGVHPMGDLAPRDVVAAAIDTRLRATGDPCVYLDARGVTDVATRFPTVTAACLAMGIDPSRQPIPVVPGAHYSCGGVVTDVTGATEMAGLYAAGEVARTGMHGANRLASNSLLEGLVVGGRAGRSAAAHAAESGAVRAQPDLDERRISLPRRDLQEAMGRHASVVRDSDGLHALTEALHAASPAPTRGRAAFEDAALTATALAVAAAASERTESRGCHHRSDHPEADPARALSSTVRLRGGRVTVDQPEGVC
- the nadA gene encoding quinolinate synthase NadA — translated: MTVLDLAAGSRGGWAARITNGPAGYGGVVADEEWAGEIRRFVEERNATLLAHNYQLPAIQDIADHVGDSLALSRIAAEAPEDTIVFCGVHFMAETAKILSPDKTVLIPDQRAGCSLADSITADDLRAWKDEYPDAVVVSYVNTTAAVKALTDVCCTSSNAVEVVASIPEDRDVLFCPDQFLGAHVRRVTGRKNLHVWAGECHVHAGINGEELADQARSHPDAELFVHPECGCATSALYLAGEGAVPDDRVKILSTGGMLDAARETRARQVLVATEVGMLHQLRRAAPDVEFLAVNDRASCGYMKMITPAALLRCLIEGADEVHVDPDVAAAARRSVQRMIQIGQPGGGE
- a CDS encoding NUDIX hydrolase, giving the protein MPHASTSHEVLAVVFQVRQLDTGNPQLSALLWERAMEPQRGAWALPGGQLRDDEDMFTSVRRQLAEKVDLQEIAHLEQLAVFSDPGRVPHAVFGSRVIASTFLGLVPSPATPELPSDTRWHPVDALPPLAFDHQTMITNAHTRLVAKLSYTNVGFALAPRQFALSTLRDVYGAALGYQVDATNLQRVLVRRGVITPTGTTAKSGRSGGRPAALYRFTESRYRVTDEFAALRPPGVGA
- a CDS encoding lipase family protein, which produces MDFGNAAEATGAEWIGQVPHQDLQPRERPLLPERDPFYQPPDGFEHARPGTVLRSRDVSLAFMGLVRQKLTATQLLYRTTDMNGNADSTVTTVLVPTERDTVRPCPIVSYQCAIDAIAGRCFPSYALRRGARAVGALAQFEFLLISAALAEGWAVSVPDHEGSDGIWGAPREPGYHILDGVRAALNTESLRLSHEAPVGLWGYSGGGLATAWASEVYADYAPELNVVGAVLGSPVADLGSAYRRLNGSIFSGLPAMVVAALTHVYPDLDRVIAEHATADGKKMLDRVHRMTTAHAVLWLIRKDMDDLVDQPLQQILDTPEVQHVFESIRLGNTAPTPPVLIVQAVHDKIVSVDDIDRLTETYERGGSHVTYHRDMFSEHMLLHPLSAPMALRWLRDRINDRPLSENRLRTAWPTMLNPSTYRGMLRLSLISAKVILGRRVERRPLSVLDQ
- a CDS encoding DUF2567 domain-containing protein, with protein sequence MTNATEPAVMLPEDPAAPRVTRRRAAATVVLGLTLAGVAVGALWAVLAPPVAGVVGLTRAGDRVRGFVGDSADQLFLGAFLIPGMVSVVAIVTTAAVWRWRAHRGPVLAGALVVGSMIAAAAAAGVGAVLAHWRYGAVDVAGAPVSPEHRIHYVTEAPAVFFGHTPLQIALTIVFPAGLAALAYALCVLSTPRDDLGAWPPVEPRAFVPTGTPVGPVGVDQAPVTDPTVTDPGRTAADVPPVDPGSPSR
- the bsaP gene encoding biotin synthase auxiliary protein BsaP, whose protein sequence is MPQKFNVYTGQAEDGAGSSDVPAAARLGLEPPRFCAQCGRRMIVQVRPDGWSARCSRHDALDSKDLENR
- the bioB gene encoding biotin synthase BioB; the encoded protein is MTLAATNVLDVAREQVLERGEGLDQAQVLSVLQLDDDHLEDLLALAHEVRMKWCGPEVEVEGIISLKTGGCPEDCHFCSQSGLFASPVRSAWLDIPNLVEAAKQTAKSGATEFCIVAAVRGPDERLLAQVAAGIEAIRNEVDIQIACSLGMLNQEQVDRLVAMGVHRYNHNLETARSHFPNVVTTHSWEERWGTLEMVREAGMEVCCGGILGMGETLEQRAEFAANLAELNPHEVPLNFLNPRPGTPFGDLEVLPASEALKAVAAFRLALPRTMLRFAGGREITLGDLGAKQGILGGINAVIVGNYLTTLGRPAEADLELLDDLQMPIKALNATI